TCTCCCAATAATAATTTTTCCCGTGAACAGTTCCCACAAACGGCACCTTTGAAATTCTCGCCACGATCCATCCAAACAGAACGGCACTGAACTCATGAGCATGAATTATTGCTACCTGTTCCTCGCGAACCAGACGCAGGCAGTCCCGGAACCAGCCGATCTGAAGACCGCCTGGAAGTGGCAATAGTTTTGTCTCAACTCCCAGACGTTCACACTCGTCCTGGAGCCATCCTGGACGGAAAAGCCCAACAATAACGCGACAGTTTTGTTGGTTGAGGGCTGCCGCAAGACTGCTGATCACTCTCTCAGCACCACCGGGCCCACTGCTGGTCGACAGATGCAGAACCGTCGTCTTGTGTTTACCGGCAGTCATTTAATTACTTGGGTATCTGGAAATAACTGGCGTGTCTTCTGATCGCCCGTTCTCATATCCAATCGGGCTGCCAGGGCCTGACAGCATCGCTTTACTTGCTGATAACAGGAACGGAAATCTTCACTGGTCCCGCTATAGGGATCTGCAATTTCAAGAGGACCTGTAGAATCAAAACGTCCCAACAACACCACCTTCCCGATCGTTTTTGGGTACAGACTATGAATCCGATCTTTTTGAGCTACCTCCATGACAATGATCAGGTCTGACTTCTCGAGCAATTCCGCGTGCACTTGGGTCGTCGTATGCTTCTCAAGCGACAGCCCGTGCTCGAGCGCTGTGGCCTGCGCTTTGAGATGGGCCGGCTTCCCGGGAGTTGTTTCAAGTCCGGCCGAACGGATTGTGAGCGATCGTCCCGCCTGCATGGCAAGCGCGCGAAAACACACCTCCCCTAAGGGGCTCCGGCAGATATTGCCCTTGCAGACAAAGAGCACAGATTGAACGGAGTCCGGCAATCGGACTTCCGTCCACCGCTCATAGCGATGGCGAACGAAGTTCAGCTTGCCGATGATATATCCCCCCGTCGCACGGAGCGCCCGCAGAAAGGTCCAGCAATGCGCTCCCACACTTGGCGTGTCACCCATATTCATCGAGCTCCTCCCGCTAACTGGCTAATCCAGGCACGATACTCCACCAATGCCGGGCGAGGATCGCTCAGCGATTCCACTTCATAATGCAGATTCCGCTGAAACAGCTTCGCGAATTCCGCCGCGCAACGCCACCGTGACGGCGCGTGCGGGCCGAGATGAAGCGTGGCGTTCGTTTTGGTCAGACGCATGAGCAGATGGTCCAGATCTCCCAGGAACCATCGGGACTGGGTACCGATGCGATAGGAGTTGTCCGGAATCGCCACAGACTGCCCACTCGCAACCTGATAGAGGAGATAGGGAATGTTAAGACCCGCATCGATCGCCAACTGCAAAGACCCCCAGAACCGCCCGTTGATCTCCATCAGTCTCGGAATCTTGGAGGTTTGATCGACCTTGAACTCGACCATCGCCACGCCATGCCATTTCACCTGTTCCAATAACTTGACCGCGTAGTCGGTCATGGGCTTGGGAAGCTCGATGCTCTCTCTCAACACGCTCACTCCTCCGGCCGGCGGCTTTTCTCTGATTCGCCGATGCGCAAAGAGTGCGCAGGGTCTTCCATGATCGAACAGCCCGAATATTCCCTGGCCCTCCCCCTCAACCCGCTGCTGAATGAGCGAGGGATTTTTCAAATAAGGGATCCTCCGATACAGATCAATCAACTCATCCACAGATGACACAAAATGGACGCTGGTCTTGCCCCATCCATGGTCGGTCATCAGAAGCGATCGTCCCGGCTTCACCACGACAGGGAATGATGTCACCTGGTCGAGCACGGACGCGAGATCTCCGTCCGGGACATAGACCGTAGTGGGAATCGGCACGCCCAGCTCCTGGGCGACTTTCATCAACCGGTATTTGTCGGATACCAGTTCATAACTTTCCAACTGCGGGATGGCATTCAAGACAGCAGCAGGAAATTGCTCTCGCCTGGCTGCGAGCACCTGAGTCGTAGCATCCGTCACCGGCATAATAGCGGTCACGCCCAACCGGCCGACCGCATCGATCACACTGGACACAAACCGGGAAGGATCTTCCAGCGGCGACGGATACTGCCAGGCCTGATGACAGTACTTCGAAGCTCCAGCTAAGGACTTCAGCGTTTCGGCTCCAACCACCACCGGAATGCCTGCTTGCCCCAAGCTTCGGGTGACAGCGAGGGCGGCACGCTCCTGACCATCCGTCACTAGCACGCAAGGCTTCGACCCCATTACGATTTCGGTCCTCTACGAACATGCTGCTCTGCCATCGGCCTATCGAATACCGGATAGCGCCAATGCGAGCAGCGGAGCTGATGAACTGCTGTCCTCATGCAGGCTGACCCTTTTCAGCGCGTACGGATCGCCTGGGCGATCACCCTCCAGCCCTATCTCACAACCCACCGCGGCGCGATACCCGCTCTCTCTGACCAGCTTTTGAATATCCGGATTAAAATTTCCATTGGGATAACAGAATGCCGAAGACGGCGTGACCCCTTGTTGAAGCATCGCATTTCGTGACTCGGTCAACTCGCGGCTGACTTCCGACAACGGAATGTTCGTCAGAATCCTGTGCGAGCAGGAATGCGATCCGAATGACACACCCTGAGCGGCCATCTCGCGCACCTCGGTCCAATCAAGCAGGACCCGCTCCGAAGGACGGTCCATACCAAGGACACGACCGAGACGGTCTATGAGAGCTTCAATGTCATCGACCGCTCTGTCTTTACAGAGTTCTATGATCGCACCGGCGTCAATCGGCAGACCTGACTTTACGAACATGAAGCCCCCATCGTCAGCGGACTGACGGACTCCGACCGTATCGGCCAAGACCGCTGAGACCTCATCACGGGTCGTCGGGCCGCTCCTCTGGGATCCGGCCTGCGCCAAAACCAACATCATCCGATCCGGCCAAAACCATCGAGGTGTTCCGATAAAATCTGTCGCAAGAAAGATCGTCGCCGGGACCGCATACCTTCTCAGGATAGGAAAGGCGAACTGATAATTATCCCGCCATCCATCATCAAAAGTAATGACGCAGTAAGACCGGTCGCGCTTGAACTGATTTGTCCGCCACAGGTCCAGCAGCTCATCCAAGGAGAGAATCGTAAATCGCTCCCGAAGATAGGCGATGTGAGCGGCGAAGGACTCCTCCAGCATGTACATGCCGGGCTGAATGTGCTGACGTTCCACTACCTCGTGAGACACAACCCGGTGATAGGTCAGCACGATCACGCGCCCCTGATGTCGGAACTGTGAAAGCCCGGAAACAGAATAGAGTCCGCCTAATACCCTCCAGGTTACGGCCTTGAGTCGAGCGATCACACCATCACCCCAAATGCGCCATCAGATCGTCCTGCACATAACTTCGCATGCTTGGCAGACCATCAGACTTAGCAGGCTGCGGAAAAAATCGATTGCTGCACCACACACCGCGGCCAACTCATTCGCCGTGTCGGCGTCGGAATAGCCCACAAGATGCGCAAAAAGGCCGTCCAGCAAGGCCGCAGCGAGCGAAGAGGCGAATCGTACTCTGCGCTGTACGTTGAGCCTCTAAGCGATGCGAGAACGCCGCTGGCGGACTTTCCCCGGATCCTGTTAGAACAGCGTATAGATAAAGGGCGCGACGGCCGACCCCTGGGTCAAGACAATCAGACTGCCGAGCAAAACGAGCACGAGAATAATCGGCAGGAGCCAGAATTTTTTCCGCTCTTTCATGAACGCCCATAACTCTTGAATAAAATCGCCCATCTGTCGTCCTCCTGGAAATAGATCCGTTCAAAACATGTTCTTCATATGAGCCGCCGGTCTAGGGGTGCGAATCACCCGGTATGTCGGCGCATCGGGGTCAAATCCTCGACACATGGGATCGCGGCCCGCCAGCTTCATCACCAGGCCCATCGGCGTCACAATCCCGTAAAATAGGACGCCTAAAATAATGCGGGTATTGATCCATCCCATCACATGCCCGACCCACATCCACCCTTGATACAGGCGCTTCAAGATTGCCGGCACGGCGAGTCCAGCCACAGACAAGAGCGCACCGAGCACCACGGCCCACTCCCGTATGGCTTCCTGCCGCCAGAGAAACGGCCACAGCCCGATCACCAGGAAGACCCCGCCGACCATGAGACCGAACTGGCGGAGCGTTTTGTTCGTTACCTCAACATTTTCCATCGGTTATCCCTTTCTGTACAGGCAAAACACATTATCGCTTAGAAGGAGTCCACGACACGATACGTTCCCCGCGGCAATAGCGGACCCAGGCGTCGAGGATCGAGACATTCACCATCACAAAAAATGACGGGATCCGCAGCACCCCGACACTCGGCAAGCGTGTGGTGACAAGATAGGCAAGCGCCACGGCATAAAACCCCGCTTGGGCCAGCAACGTTCCTTGATAAAACAGCGATGATGACGCGAGCATGACGTTGGCCCCCAACGCCCCGATCATCGCAAAAGGGACCAGCCAGCGACACAGTTTATGGCTGATCAGTTGCCAGGCGAACAGGTGATACCGGAACGGATTGAGGAGAGCCAAGCTCTTCATAAACACGGAAATCCCACGGACTATCGTGCGAACCTTGCGATTATACTCCTTCTTTGGGTCGGCCAGATTCTTGTAGAACCCGATGCTCTCCGGATCCGCCACTCCGCGCAGCCCTAGCCTGACACTATTGAGCAACGTGTTGAAGTCGCTCTGGAGGTCCGGCGCCCAGTTCTGGCACACAGATCGACGGGCGGCAAAGAAGGACCCGCTCAGCCCGACCAAGGTATTGACCCGCGTTTCGAGATTCCGGAGAAACATCTCGTAGCGGACGTAGGCACCCTCCCCGCTCACCGCTCCATCCACATCGATAAACCGATCAACGCTGCTGACACAGCCGACCGTCGGGTCCGCGAAGTTCCGCACCATCGTGGAGATGGCCTGGGGTTCGAGCATCGTGGCCGTATCGGAAAATACTAGAATCTCTCCGGTCGTCGACTCGACGGCGAGTTTCTGCGCCGCCTCCTTCCCACCCTTCGCGCTCGACCGAACTAATCGAATTCCGGAGGGCCCATACGAGCGGACCAGGTCATCGGTCCCGTCTGTGGAGCAGTCGGACGCCACAACAATATCGAGACGCTCGCGGGGATAATCTTGCCGAAGCGTATTCTCCAACTTTTCCCGAATCCGTTTCTCCTCATTATAGGCCGTGATAATCAAGGAAACCGTCGGGTGGTGCGGGGATTTTCTTACCGGACGATTACGCAGAACGCCTATCGCCATCAGCAGCAACGGATACCCCATATAGGCATAGAATACGAATGCGACCGACAGCCAGAATATCGAGAGCATGCAATTAGAAAGTGTCATCAGGCGCCATTCCGCTAGCTTCTCACAGGGACGTGACGATGCCCGGCGCCTTGAGTAGCTGGATCTCCGTCCCCAGTACTGCCTGGAGCAGAGACCTCCCCCTGGACGGCCAGTATACGGTCGATCTTCAGACGGTCCTGCTCCGATACAAACTGATGCGTGGGCAGAGTGACGATTCGATCCACGACCTCCTGCGCGCCGGGGTACCTCCGGTCTATCAATTGCCCGGCCAATTCCGGTATTTCCTGAATGGTAGCCGGATAGTTCGGGCTCAGTCCTGCCCCCTGCTCGCGACTTAGCCGACAGACCGCCTCTTTGGCTTCTCGACTTCTCACTAGCACGGGCAACCGGAGAAAGAGCGAGCCCTCTCCCATGATCGGCTTGACGCCTTTCCGGGCGACATCCAGCCCTTCAATGAGCCACCGGGCGCGGGACGACCGTCCCTGATTGGCGCGCGCTAATCTCCCTTGCCAGCCATTGAGCAGATGCGCCCGAACCTCATCCATTCGAAACATCTGAAAGTCCGTGTAAAACTTGGTTTCACCCAGCCCGAGGAAAGGGAGCCCCGCGGGAAGCCAGTACAACGCCGGATGGATAAAGATGCGCATCACCAGAAGCTCTAGCCAATTGCGAAAGACTTCGAGCCAAGGGGCTTCCGACAAGCTCGCGTATTCCGCTCCGATCGCTTGCGCGATCGGAGCAGAGCTGGTCAGAATAATTCCACCTGTGCCGCACGTCATATTCTTTCCGCGGCCCAGGCTAAAGAACCCCACATCCCCGATCGTTCCAATGAGGCGGTCGCCGACCTGACCTCCCATCGCCTGCGCGGCATCCTCAACCACGAGGATGCCCTTCCCCTCGCACAACTGTTTCACGCGTCCTGTATCCGCGGGACGGCCAAACAGATGGGTTGAGACGACACAGAGAACGTTTTCGTTCAACAATCCTTCAAGCTCGGCAAATCTGAAATCGAGCGTGTTCGGATCCACGTCGCAGAGCACCACCTCCAGCCCGGCTTTCACGATCGCGGACGGGACAGAAAAGCACGTATAGGCGGGGATGATCACCCGCTTCCGTCTGCTCGCGCCCGCCAGCGCTTTGAGAATGACCGTCAGGGCCGCTTTCCCCGACGACACCAAAAAGGCGGCGCGCACGGCATAATGAGCCTTCAGCTCACTGAGCAGACCCGTTCGATATTGCTTGCCGCCCCAGAGGCTACCGACGGAGCGCAGGAGATTCCCCAAAGGAAGCGGAGCGGCTGTCGGCGGGATGGTTCGCTGCGGCGTCATGGCAGATACTTCACCAGGTGTGGGCCGACCAGATTTGCCACAGGCACCGGAAGGCATTTCCACGCTGCAATGGCAGCCTTGTACTTGGGGTTATCCGGATTCAATTCCGGAATCGCGCGCCCCTCGGAAAGCCAGTAATACCAGTACAACTGATGCGGCTGCGCGCCCCATTGCGCTTTGAACCGATAGGTTCCGCTATCGACTGAGGATCGGCCAAAATCAAACTCCTTGAATCCCTCGCGACAGGCAAACTCCAAGACCGCTCCATACAAAAGCATGTTGGGAGACAGTCGGCTAAATCGCTTATCTGACGCAGCCCAGGGGATTTCCAGCCGATTCCGAAAACCATACAGGAACCCTGAAGCAAGCGGAGCTCCATTGAGAGAGACCACGCACAGTCGCGCTTCTTTGGGAAAGGTCTCGAGGATCGCTTCAAAGAACCCTTTCTCATAGACCGGCGTACCAAGGTCCCGCATACATCGAGCAAAGACTCGATAATAGTCCTCCAGCAACTCCGTGCCACCGACCCTGACCTCCATTCCCTCCTTCTGTGCCCGTCGAACCTGGCTGCGCAACTTTGAGGGAAAGGCCTTGAGCAAGGTCTCGTAGTCCGGAGGGAGCGCGAGGCGCATCGACACTTTTTTCGATCGGACGGGCCACTCCGTTGCCAGAGACTCCTCCTGCCTCAATTCGATATGAGCCGCGCCAACCTCCTCAGCCGTCACCGCCGCGGCTTTCAGCAGCGCGCAAGCCGCATCCGCATCATCGGCCAAGACTCCCCCATAGTTGAAAAATGCCATGGACGTGAGGAATCGCCCGAACATCGGACTCTTTGTGAAGACAAGGGGAAGCACGCCGCGGACTTTCCCCTCTTCATCCTTGACCATCAGGTAGGGCGCGGGATGGCCGAATACTTTCCGAATGACGCCTCGCCAAGCGAGCAGATGATAGCCCGATGCCCGCGGGTGATTCAGTACGTACTGGTCCCACAAGGCTTCGTCATAAGCATCCTGAAGGAGTCCGATGTTCACGGTATCTCGCCTTATCGCGCATTCAGGAACGTGAAGGAGGTTCTAGCAGGATGCTGAAAAAGTCCGCCAGCCTTTTTGAGCATCCTGAGGTTATTCTGGCCCCAACATCATACGGAATATTCCAACCGTATTTTCAGATACACCGAGTTTTTCCGCAGCCTGCTAGACTGCCTGCCGTCCACAGGCCTTGCGAGACTCCATGACAGTCTGAAGGGCTTTCTCGAGCGCCTGGCCCATCGCAGCCCACGAATACTGCTGTTGCACACGGGCCAATCCATTGCCCGCGATCCGGCTGACAGTTGTTGGATCCGAAAGCAATCCCACAACCTTCTCTGCAAAATCCCGCGGTTCATCGGCGAGCAGCACCTCGCGATTGTCGGCGAGATCCAATCCGTCTATGCTCAGCGATGTCGCGACGATCGGCTTCTGCATCGCCATTGCCGCAAGAATCTTGTTCTTGACTCCGGACCCATATCTCAACGGGCACACGAAGATCCCAGCCTGACCGAGATAGGGCCGCACATCATCCACTCTTCCTGTCACATGTACGCCGGGAATTCGTCCCAGATCCCTGACCCGGTCCGTCGGATCACTGCCGACGATCCAGAATTCCGCCTTGGGCCGTCGTTCAAGGACCAGAGGGAAAATCTCTCGCGCAAAAAATAGAGCCGCATCTTCATTGGGGCCATACCCCATGACGCCGGTAAACACAATCTTGTCAGCGTCGACACTCGAATGGTCCGGAGCGAAATATTCCATATCGACGCCGTTCGTAATAGTCATCGCATTGCTTGCCGGCGAGACTTCGCGGATTACTTGCTCATCCACAGAAGAATTCGTGACGACAAGACCGAACTTCCGCCCAAGCGACCCCTCGATCTGTTGTATTCGCATCAAGTGGCTGTAGATCGCGAGACGCCGCCGCCCCCCTCGGGTCGTTTTAAGCATCCTCCTCGCCATCAGCGTCATCGAATCATGCAGGTCGATAATTGCGGGAACGTCGAGTCCCGGGTCAACGTACTGCCCCATGGGGAGCAAGTCGACATAGATCAGATCGCAGCGATTCCGGATGCATATCTCGCGAGCCTTGCTGCGAATGGCCTGGTAATACTCCGGAAACCGGAAACGCGTTTCAAAGCTGGCGGCCAAATGCAGTCGATGCCACTGCTGCCCCCACCAGGTCATGGCCGGCGGGTCAGGCAATACCTCAACCGTCGAAAAGACTTTGGCTGCGGTTGGATCGTTCAGGAAGGACTGATGCCGCTCGCCGGAGGAACAATAGGTGAGTAGATACAGCTCATGCTGCCGGGAGAGTTCCCGGCAGAGATTGAACAGACGCGGAGACCCGGGCATCTTTGACGTCGCGGGAATATCTGGAGCCAATACTAGTATTTTCATCGCAAACTACTCGCCGGGCAACGCACGGTCCTCGCCTCATCACCAACAAATACCGTCATAGGACGCGGTCAGACCTTCCCGACCTTCGATCCGTGCCAAGTCGATAATGAGCTGGTCTGGCCGCATGCGTTTCAACGCGGGCAGAAACTCGGCCGACGCATATCCGACAACCACGACTTGGGCCGCGTCCACGAGATCTGTTGCCTGATCGACCAGCAATGAAGACAGATGGGGAATATGCTCTTCGATAAACCGCTTATTCGCGCCGATCAGGCGGCTGGTCGCCACATTCTTATCATAGATCTTCACCTGAAAACCTTTTCCGAGCAGA
Above is a window of Nitrospira sp. DNA encoding:
- a CDS encoding DegT/DnrJ/EryC1/StrS family aminotransferase translates to MTPQRTIPPTAAPLPLGNLLRSVGSLWGGKQYRTGLLSELKAHYAVRAAFLVSSGKAALTVILKALAGASRRKRVIIPAYTCFSVPSAIVKAGLEVVLCDVDPNTLDFRFAELEGLLNENVLCVVSTHLFGRPADTGRVKQLCEGKGILVVEDAAQAMGGQVGDRLIGTIGDVGFFSLGRGKNMTCGTGGIILTSSAPIAQAIGAEYASLSEAPWLEVFRNWLELLVMRIFIHPALYWLPAGLPFLGLGETKFYTDFQMFRMDEVRAHLLNGWQGRLARANQGRSSRARWLIEGLDVARKGVKPIMGEGSLFLRLPVLVRSREAKEAVCRLSREQGAGLSPNYPATIQEIPELAGQLIDRRYPGAQEVVDRIVTLPTHQFVSEQDRLKIDRILAVQGEVSAPGSTGDGDPATQGAGHRHVPVRS
- a CDS encoding glycosyltransferase family 2 protein yields the protein MTLSNCMLSIFWLSVAFVFYAYMGYPLLLMAIGVLRNRPVRKSPHHPTVSLIITAYNEEKRIREKLENTLRQDYPRERLDIVVASDCSTDGTDDLVRSYGPSGIRLVRSSAKGGKEAAQKLAVESTTGEILVFSDTATMLEPQAISTMVRNFADPTVGCVSSVDRFIDVDGAVSGEGAYVRYEMFLRNLETRVNTLVGLSGSFFAARRSVCQNWAPDLQSDFNTLLNSVRLGLRGVADPESIGFYKNLADPKKEYNRKVRTIVRGISVFMKSLALLNPFRYHLFAWQLISHKLCRWLVPFAMIGALGANVMLASSSLFYQGTLLAQAGFYAVALAYLVTTRLPSVGVLRIPSFFVMVNVSILDAWVRYCRGERIVSWTPSKR
- a CDS encoding FemAB family PEP-CTERM system-associated protein, whose translation is MNIGLLQDAYDEALWDQYVLNHPRASGYHLLAWRGVIRKVFGHPAPYLMVKDEEGKVRGVLPLVFTKSPMFGRFLTSMAFFNYGGVLADDADAACALLKAAAVTAEEVGAAHIELRQEESLATEWPVRSKKVSMRLALPPDYETLLKAFPSKLRSQVRRAQKEGMEVRVGGTELLEDYYRVFARCMRDLGTPVYEKGFFEAILETFPKEARLCVVSLNGAPLASGFLYGFRNRLEIPWAASDKRFSRLSPNMLLYGAVLEFACREGFKEFDFGRSSVDSGTYRFKAQWGAQPHQLYWYYWLSEGRAIPELNPDNPKYKAAIAAWKCLPVPVANLVGPHLVKYLP
- a CDS encoding low molecular weight protein-tyrosine-phosphatase; translated protein: MGDTPSVGAHCWTFLRALRATGGYIIGKLNFVRHRYERWTEVRLPDSVQSVLFVCKGNICRSPLGEVCFRALAMQAGRSLTIRSAGLETTPGKPAHLKAQATALEHGLSLEKHTTTQVHAELLEKSDLIIVMEVAQKDRIHSLYPKTIGKVVLLGRFDSTGPLEIADPYSGTSEDFRSCYQQVKRCCQALAARLDMRTGDQKTRQLFPDTQVIK
- a CDS encoding ATP-grasp domain-containing protein — translated: MGSKPCVLVTDGQERAALAVTRSLGQAGIPVVVGAETLKSLAGASKYCHQAWQYPSPLEDPSRFVSSVIDAVGRLGVTAIMPVTDATTQVLAARREQFPAAVLNAIPQLESYELVSDKYRLMKVAQELGVPIPTTVYVPDGDLASVLDQVTSFPVVVKPGRSLLMTDHGWGKTSVHFVSSVDELIDLYRRIPYLKNPSLIQQRVEGEGQGIFGLFDHGRPCALFAHRRIREKPPAGGVSVLRESIELPKPMTDYAVKLLEQVKWHGVAMVEFKVDQTSKIPRLMEINGRFWGSLQLAIDAGLNIPYLLYQVASGQSVAIPDNSYRIGTQSRWFLGDLDHLLMRLTKTNATLHLGPHAPSRWRCAAEFAKLFQRNLHYEVESLSDPRPALVEYRAWISQLAGGAR
- a CDS encoding polysaccharide deacetylase family protein, which produces MIARLKAVTWRVLGGLYSVSGLSQFRHQGRVIVLTYHRVVSHEVVERQHIQPGMYMLEESFAAHIAYLRERFTILSLDELLDLWRTNQFKRDRSYCVITFDDGWRDNYQFAFPILRRYAVPATIFLATDFIGTPRWFWPDRMMLVLAQAGSQRSGPTTRDEVSAVLADTVGVRQSADDGGFMFVKSGLPIDAGAIIELCKDRAVDDIEALIDRLGRVLGMDRPSERVLLDWTEVREMAAQGVSFGSHSCSHRILTNIPLSEVSRELTESRNAMLQQGVTPSSAFCYPNGNFNPDIQKLVRESGYRAAVGCEIGLEGDRPGDPYALKRVSLHEDSSSSAPLLALALSGIR
- a CDS encoding glycosyltransferase encodes the protein MKILVLAPDIPATSKMPGSPRLFNLCRELSRQHELYLLTYCSSGERHQSFLNDPTAAKVFSTVEVLPDPPAMTWWGQQWHRLHLAASFETRFRFPEYYQAIRSKAREICIRNRCDLIYVDLLPMGQYVDPGLDVPAIIDLHDSMTLMARRMLKTTRGGRRRLAIYSHLMRIQQIEGSLGRKFGLVVTNSSVDEQVIREVSPASNAMTITNGVDMEYFAPDHSSVDADKIVFTGVMGYGPNEDAALFFAREIFPLVLERRPKAEFWIVGSDPTDRVRDLGRIPGVHVTGRVDDVRPYLGQAGIFVCPLRYGSGVKNKILAAMAMQKPIVATSLSIDGLDLADNREVLLADEPRDFAEKVVGLLSDPTTVSRIAGNGLARVQQQYSWAAMGQALEKALQTVMESRKACGRQAV
- a CDS encoding SxtJ family membrane protein; translation: MENVEVTNKTLRQFGLMVGGVFLVIGLWPFLWRQEAIREWAVVLGALLSVAGLAVPAILKRLYQGWMWVGHVMGWINTRIILGVLFYGIVTPMGLVMKLAGRDPMCRGFDPDAPTYRVIRTPRPAAHMKNMF
- a CDS encoding DUF5989 family protein, coding for MGDFIQELWAFMKERKKFWLLPIILVLVLLGSLIVLTQGSAVAPFIYTLF